The sequence GCTGGTTTTTTGTTTGGGGCTTGCCACCATTTTACATTTTTTTGAAATTTTGTTTGTTATAATAGGAATATCTCTGATTTGCTAGCATAGATTTTGTATGTAAAACATATTATGGCAGTATTGCTAAATAACGCCAGGCGGTAAGCTACTATGTATGTATATGCTGATGTTGTCCTCTTGGTAAATTTAATTATGAATAGCCTGATCATATGGCTGACGGCCTGGGCGGCCGGTATTCGCTACTGTTGGTGGCGTATAACGCTGGCAGCGTTGGCGGGCGGCCTGTATTCCCTAGCCGGCATTTATCAAGAACTTCATCTACTATACACTCCTTTTGCCAAACTACTAATCTCAATATTGCTTATTATCTTTTCTTTTGGATGGCAATCCTTACGTCGCCTGGTCCTGCTGGTCGGTCTGTTTTATATCGTGTCGTTCTTACTTGGTGGAGCTGTAGTTGGTTGGCTCTTTTTTTCTCAAGAAACGTGGTTAAATGGTTGGCAAATAGCATGGCACCATCTTGCCTTTGGCAGCCTGGTTGGAGCAGGAATGGCATTTTTGTTGCTGCGGTGCGTATTGAGGCGCAGGCGGCAGCAGCGGCACCTTTATTCAATTGAGGTAGAGTATGACGGCAGGAAAGTAAGCTTAACGGCTCTGTTGGATACGGGGAATGCTTTGTTTAGTC is a genomic window of Thermosinus carboxydivorans Nor1 containing:
- a CDS encoding sigma-E processing peptidase SpoIIGA, translated to MYVYADVVLLVNLIMNSLIIWLTAWAAGIRYCWWRITLAALAGGLYSLAGIYQELHLLYTPFAKLLISILLIIFSFGWQSLRRLVLLVGLFYIVSFLLGGAVVGWLFFSQETWLNGWQIAWHHLAFGSLVGAGMAFLLLRCVLRRRRQQRHLYSIEVEYDGRKVSLTALLDTGNALFSPISHRPVIIMDWSIVMCLLSSEAAAFLRTYAPNDWLTELIHCPDAGWLERVEVIPYCAVSGMSMLLSFRPDNLTVQIDEGTIRASDVLIGIYGGRLSADDKYFALLHPAVLDKVVYDRGASIC